The following proteins come from a genomic window of Anaerobutyricum hallii:
- the rsmH gene encoding 16S rRNA (cytosine(1402)-N(4))-methyltransferase RsmH, translated as MEFVHKSIMLEEVIESLAIKPNGIYVDGTLGGAGHSSEIAKRLGPEGRLIGIDQDGEAIAAATKRLEPYKDRVTIVRSNYAQMCQVLKELGISKVDGILLDLGVSSYQLDNAERGFTYREDVPLDMRMDQRQTKTARDIVNEYSEMELYHMIRNYGEDKFAKNIAKHIVAARQEAPVETTGQLIEIIKAAIPKKVRATGGHPAKKTFQAIRIELNHELDVLKNNLEDMIDILDDEGRIAIITFHSLEDRIVKNIFRTCERPCICPPEFPVCVCGRESKGKVITRKPIVPGREELEENSRSKSAKLRVFERRITKE; from the coding sequence ATGGAATTTGTTCATAAATCAATCATGCTAGAGGAAGTCATTGAGTCTCTGGCAATTAAGCCAAATGGAATTTATGTAGATGGAACTTTAGGTGGTGCAGGACATTCTTCTGAAATTGCAAAAAGGCTGGGGCCGGAAGGCAGACTGATTGGGATTGACCAGGATGGAGAGGCGATTGCGGCGGCAACAAAGCGGCTGGAACCGTATAAGGATCGAGTAACGATTGTCAGAAGCAATTATGCACAGATGTGTCAGGTGCTTAAAGAACTGGGTATTTCCAAAGTAGATGGGATTCTTCTTGATCTTGGAGTTTCTTCTTATCAGCTTGATAATGCAGAGCGTGGTTTTACATATCGTGAAGATGTTCCACTGGATATGCGTATGGATCAGCGTCAGACGAAGACGGCAAGGGACATTGTGAATGAGTACAGTGAGATGGAACTGTATCATATGATTCGTAATTACGGAGAAGATAAGTTTGCCAAGAATATTGCCAAGCATATTGTTGCAGCAAGACAGGAGGCACCGGTGGAGACCACAGGACAGCTTATCGAGATTATAAAGGCGGCTATACCGAAAAAGGTACGTGCTACAGGTGGACATCCGGCAAAGAAGACTTTTCAGGCAATTCGTATTGAACTGAATCATGAGCTGGATGTGTTGAAGAATAATTTAGAAGATATGATCGACATTTTAGACGATGAAGGAAGAATTGCGATCATTACGTTCCATTCTTTAGAAGACCGCATTGTAAAGAATATTTTTAGAACCTGTGAACGTCCTTGTATCTGTCCTCCGGAATTTCCGGTATGTGTATGCGGAAGAGAATCAAAAGGTAAGGTAATCACAAGAAAGCCGATTGTGCCTGGAAGGGAAGAATTGGAGGAGAACAGCCGCTCGAAAAGCGCAAAGCTTCGTGTTTTTGAGCGGAGAATTACAAAGGAATAG